The proteins below are encoded in one region of Microbispora sp. NBC_01189:
- a CDS encoding CDP-alcohol phosphatidyltransferase family protein: MKFTIHDVRSQTYKARDAWWTVFLVDPLAGRLVVGTANRTSVTPNQITWGAFALGLGSAWCFLRAEWSWLVAGAVLYHLSFVLDCMDGKIARLKGTGTVLGGWLDYVFDRIRVLACTIALVWGQYRATGDDVYPLLGITVVFLDMLRYIDALQIAKVRREMRRRVRRAYCESSGDPVPLPRALLREDPDDDPDEIRVRLVTTVDLQEEFRSRFSWYPRLREWLRAHRIRTHLMSGIEFQMAVFIVGPLTGAIVPVTIGAAALLLLFEAAIMYKLLLSSRDLSRVLAGIRASG; the protein is encoded by the coding sequence ATGAAGTTCACTATTCACGACGTACGCTCACAGACGTACAAGGCGCGCGACGCCTGGTGGACCGTGTTCCTGGTCGATCCCCTGGCCGGCCGGTTGGTCGTCGGAACCGCCAACCGCACGTCCGTCACCCCCAACCAGATCACCTGGGGCGCCTTCGCGCTCGGCCTGGGGTCGGCCTGGTGCTTCCTGCGGGCGGAGTGGTCGTGGCTGGTCGCGGGGGCCGTGCTCTATCACCTGAGCTTCGTCCTCGACTGCATGGACGGGAAGATCGCCCGGCTGAAGGGGACGGGCACCGTCCTCGGCGGCTGGCTCGACTACGTCTTCGACCGGATCAGGGTGCTGGCCTGCACCATCGCGCTGGTGTGGGGGCAGTACCGCGCGACCGGCGACGACGTCTACCCGCTGCTGGGCATCACGGTGGTGTTCCTCGACATGCTCCGCTACATCGACGCCCTGCAGATCGCGAAGGTCCGCCGGGAGATGCGGCGCAGGGTGCGGAGGGCCTACTGCGAGTCGTCCGGCGACCCCGTGCCCCTTCCGCGGGCGCTGCTGCGCGAGGACCCCGACGACGACCCGGACGAGATCAGGGTGCGCCTGGTCACGACCGTCGACCTGCAGGAGGAGTTCCGCAGCCGCTTCTCCTGGTATCCGCGGCTGCGGGAGTGGCTGCGCGCGCACCGGATCCGTACCCATCTGATGAGCGGCATCGAGTTCCAGATGGCGGTGTTCATCGTCGGGCCGCTGACCGGCGCGATCGTGCCGGTGACGATCGGCGCGGCGGCCCTGCTGCTGCTGTTCGAGGCCGCGATCATGTACAAGCTCCTGCTGTCGTCACGCGACCTGTCCCGCGTGCTCGCCGGGATCCGCGCCTCCGGCTGA
- a CDS encoding NBR1-Ig-like domain-containing protein: MPARAEAIEDFAAALRALRRSVGNPPFREMSGRSGAISHTTLHEASKGNRLPSWETTVEFVKACGANPAVYRERWESANLAVRSADTGLEAFATDVAGGRTAHSATEWRGLRSAGGIASDVQPVPSAPGGRGRFPPTRPAALAVAAVGAATVVLVVVAVNRGSGTEGHSINLSESPSNSELSAADCPVRATNPPWSPPAHEGDSAKFIGDITLPDCTRVGPRRTVTKVWRLKNAGTVPWRGYSLHRLDLPQRIDQCQTVPDVPVMDTRPGETVDIRTDITTPRKPGLCYVRFKMMEGSGRVAFPGGRPLNFQVIVG; encoded by the coding sequence ATGCCCGCACGGGCGGAGGCGATCGAGGACTTCGCGGCGGCACTGCGAGCACTACGCAGATCGGTCGGCAACCCACCTTTCCGAGAAATGTCTGGCCGGTCAGGGGCGATCTCACACACCACGTTGCACGAAGCCTCGAAAGGTAACCGGCTCCCGAGTTGGGAGACCACCGTCGAGTTCGTCAAGGCCTGCGGCGCAAACCCGGCCGTGTATCGCGAACGCTGGGAGAGCGCGAACCTGGCGGTCAGATCGGCGGACACCGGACTCGAAGCCTTCGCCACGGACGTCGCGGGAGGCCGCACCGCGCACAGTGCCACCGAGTGGCGAGGCCTGCGGTCCGCTGGTGGGATCGCGAGCGATGTCCAGCCGGTCCCCTCCGCGCCAGGGGGCCGAGGGCGCTTCCCGCCGACCCGCCCGGCCGCGCTCGCGGTGGCGGCCGTCGGCGCGGCGACAGTGGTCCTCGTCGTGGTCGCCGTCAATCGTGGTTCCGGGACGGAGGGGCACAGCATTAACCTGTCCGAGAGCCCCTCGAATTCCGAGTTGTCGGCGGCCGACTGCCCGGTGCGCGCCACCAACCCGCCGTGGAGCCCGCCTGCGCACGAAGGTGATTCGGCGAAGTTCATCGGGGACATCACGCTCCCCGACTGCACGCGCGTCGGTCCCCGCCGGACCGTGACCAAGGTATGGCGGCTCAAGAACGCCGGGACCGTGCCGTGGAGGGGATATTCGTTGCATCGCCTCGACCTCCCGCAGCGAATCGATCAATGTCAGACCGTCCCCGACGTACCGGTCATGGACACGCGACCCGGGGAGACGGTCGACATCCGGACCGACATCACCACGCCGAGGAAGCCGGGTTTGTGCTACGTGCGGTTCAAGATGATGGAGGGGTCGGGGCGGGTCGCGTTCCCCGGAGGCCGGCCGCTCAACTTCCAGGTCATCGTCGGCTGA
- a CDS encoding L,D-transpeptidase, translating to MNILRRAAHVTLTVAAIAVSAACSAEGTAPQTEAAQTPAAQTPAAQATGLAPHAASRTARKAGKPNLDIADITPMGEKVERVGVGFPIIVTFDRAVRDRASAESVLLVQAEKPVEGAWRWVSDRKVVYRTKTYWKPHQKVLFKALLSRIPGNEAAEDVSRRFAVGTANIAVVDTKKHVMKVRRDGRLAKTIPISAGRGGLVRNGVDVYLTTSGVHLAMGKKPVETMTSSWLGVTDPKDPLYYKLEIPWAVRISDSGEYVHQSAGAYQFLGRSNQSHGCVRATPAGAKWFYGISQRGDVVQVTGTKRKLDWRNGWSYWQLNWTQWKRGSALPAGSPTPSASPSPTSDGLEG from the coding sequence GTGAACATCCTCCGGCGGGCGGCCCACGTCACACTCACCGTCGCCGCCATCGCCGTCTCTGCGGCCTGCTCGGCGGAAGGCACAGCCCCACAGACCGAAGCAGCACAGACCCCGGCAGCACAGACTCCGGCCGCTCAGGCAACCGGGCTCGCGCCGCACGCGGCGTCCAGGACGGCGCGCAAGGCGGGCAAGCCGAACCTGGACATCGCCGACATCACGCCGATGGGCGAGAAGGTCGAGCGGGTCGGCGTCGGTTTCCCGATCATCGTCACGTTCGACCGGGCCGTACGCGACCGGGCGTCCGCGGAGTCGGTGCTGCTGGTCCAGGCCGAGAAGCCGGTCGAGGGCGCGTGGCGCTGGGTCTCCGACCGCAAGGTCGTCTATCGGACCAAGACCTACTGGAAGCCGCACCAGAAGGTGCTCTTCAAGGCCCTGCTGAGCCGGATCCCCGGCAACGAGGCCGCCGAGGACGTCTCGCGCCGCTTCGCGGTCGGCACCGCCAACATCGCGGTCGTCGACACGAAGAAGCACGTGATGAAGGTGCGCCGCGACGGCAGGCTCGCCAAGACCATCCCGATCAGCGCGGGCCGCGGCGGCCTGGTCAGGAACGGCGTCGACGTCTACCTGACGACCAGCGGCGTCCACCTCGCCATGGGCAAGAAGCCAGTCGAGACCATGACCTCGTCCTGGCTCGGCGTCACCGACCCGAAGGACCCGCTCTACTACAAGCTGGAGATCCCCTGGGCGGTCCGGATCTCCGACAGCGGCGAGTACGTCCACCAGAGCGCGGGCGCCTACCAGTTCCTCGGCAGGTCGAACCAGAGCCACGGCTGCGTGCGGGCCACCCCCGCCGGGGCCAAGTGGTTCTACGGCATCAGCCAGCGCGGCGACGTCGTCCAGGTCACCGGCACCAAGCGCAAGCTCGACTGGCGCAACGGCTGGAGCTACTGGCAGCTGAACTGGACCCAGTGGAAGCGCGGCAGCGCCCTGCCGGCCGGTTCCCCCACCCCCTCCGCGTCCCCCTCCCCGACCTCCGACGGCCTGGAGGGGTGA
- a CDS encoding pentapeptide repeat-containing protein: MAERAYGRKAPPTESTVESEDWDSRDLSGESHRRVEFTDVDMTEASSRGAEFFECVFRDVRFNVSAHTDSAFVSCTFVRCSFFDATFTGCKLVGSVFERCTHDLMKVEGGDWSLTALPGADLRRASLTGVRMREADLTGARCAGATIRGVDLSGAWLHRADFSRCDLRGSDLSALDPRTAEIAGAVVDPHQAIVIATSLGLEVR; the protein is encoded by the coding sequence GTGGCTGAGCGCGCGTACGGCAGAAAGGCTCCGCCCACGGAGAGCACGGTCGAGTCCGAGGACTGGGACAGCCGGGATCTGTCGGGGGAGAGCCACCGCAGGGTGGAGTTCACCGACGTCGACATGACCGAGGCGTCGAGCCGGGGCGCGGAGTTCTTCGAGTGCGTCTTCCGCGACGTGCGGTTCAACGTGTCCGCGCACACCGATTCGGCCTTCGTCAGCTGCACGTTCGTCCGGTGCTCCTTCTTCGACGCCACCTTCACGGGGTGCAAGCTCGTCGGCAGCGTCTTCGAGCGCTGCACCCACGACCTGATGAAGGTGGAGGGCGGCGACTGGTCGCTGACCGCCCTGCCCGGCGCCGACCTGCGCCGCGCGTCCCTGACCGGCGTACGGATGCGTGAGGCCGACCTGACCGGAGCGCGGTGCGCGGGGGCGACGATCCGCGGGGTGGACCTGTCCGGCGCGTGGCTGCACCGGGCCGACTTCTCCCGGTGCGACCTGCGCGGCAGCGACCTGTCCGCGCTCGACCCGCGTACGGCCGAGATCGCGGGCGCCGTCGTCGACCCGCATCAGGCGATCGTCATCGCCACGTCGCTCGGCCTGGAGGTGCGCTGA
- a CDS encoding helix-turn-helix domain-containing protein: protein MRTSRRPGASVCGLDAAMDVIGGKWKSSILWALNEHACRFGELRRLLPGVTEKVLASHLREMEADGIVHREVYDEVPPRVEYSLTPLGVALNEALAPLGVWGREHLLGGRDDHHAPSTTGDRG from the coding sequence ATGCGGACCTCGCGGAGGCCGGGAGCGTCCGTCTGCGGGCTCGACGCGGCGATGGACGTGATCGGCGGGAAGTGGAAGAGCTCGATCCTCTGGGCGCTGAACGAACACGCCTGCCGTTTCGGCGAGCTGCGCAGGCTCCTCCCCGGCGTGACCGAGAAGGTGCTCGCCTCGCACCTGCGTGAGATGGAGGCGGACGGCATCGTGCACCGCGAGGTGTACGACGAGGTGCCGCCGCGGGTGGAGTACTCCCTGACCCCGCTCGGTGTCGCGCTCAACGAGGCGCTCGCCCCGCTCGGCGTGTGGGGACGGGAGCACCTGCTCGGCGGACGGGACGACCACCACGCCCCCTCCACGACCGGCGACCGTGGATAG
- a CDS encoding trimeric intracellular cation channel family protein, with the protein MEDSTAVTPALDLAGIFVFALSGALQGVRKRLDVVGMAVLAFFTAVGGGITRDLFIGVQPAAFRDTWYLLVPIAATAIAFFWHPQVERAMPGVLVFDAAGLGLFCAVGTAKALAYGLSPLHAVLLGVCTAVGGGVLRDVLSGEMPTLLYDRQLYAVPAMLGSTAMATLYAMDIRGFAATLSSAVLAFALRILAMRYGWRAPLARGVGGPA; encoded by the coding sequence GTGGAAGACTCCACAGCTGTGACTCCCGCGCTCGACCTCGCCGGAATCTTCGTCTTCGCCCTTTCCGGCGCGTTGCAGGGCGTACGCAAACGGCTCGACGTGGTCGGCATGGCGGTGCTCGCGTTCTTCACCGCCGTCGGCGGCGGGATCACGCGCGACCTGTTCATCGGCGTGCAGCCCGCCGCCTTCCGGGACACCTGGTATCTCCTCGTGCCGATCGCGGCCACCGCCATCGCCTTCTTCTGGCATCCGCAGGTCGAGCGGGCGATGCCCGGCGTGCTCGTCTTCGACGCGGCCGGCCTCGGCCTGTTCTGCGCGGTCGGCACCGCCAAGGCGCTTGCGTACGGCCTCTCGCCGTTGCACGCCGTGCTGCTCGGGGTCTGCACGGCCGTCGGCGGCGGCGTCCTCCGCGACGTCCTGTCCGGCGAGATGCCGACCCTGCTCTACGACCGCCAGCTCTACGCGGTGCCGGCGATGCTCGGCTCGACGGCTATGGCCACCCTGTACGCGATGGACATCCGGGGATTCGCCGCCACCCTGTCCTCGGCCGTGCTCGCCTTCGCGCTCCGCATCCTCGCCATGCGGTACGGCTGGCGCGCTCCCCTCGCCCGGGGCGTCGGCGGGCCGGCCTGA
- a CDS encoding M23 family metallopeptidase: MGTLDRILTAAAAAMVLGGYGGSVHQDFAPGAKGDLKAGLTNQNASHQLGPSSPVRVNMSYALYNAAGGHISCGFDGYVHTSGRHEGIDITRSVGSDVHALVSGQIINVVHGRDGGSGLSTIAVYNASLDKTIIYLHSAPLSSLRVGRQISRGQVIANEAWHGVSSRRAAHTHVEMRRGRQTRAAKSVGDPTLSNPNPTSFWVSQGYNVR, encoded by the coding sequence ATGGGAACGCTCGACAGGATCCTCACCGCGGCGGCCGCCGCGATGGTGCTCGGCGGCTACGGCGGCAGCGTCCACCAGGACTTCGCGCCCGGCGCCAAGGGCGACCTCAAGGCCGGCCTGACCAACCAGAACGCCTCCCACCAGCTCGGTCCGTCGTCACCGGTGCGCGTCAACATGTCGTACGCGCTGTACAACGCCGCCGGCGGCCACATCAGCTGCGGCTTCGACGGTTACGTCCACACCTCCGGCCGGCACGAAGGCATCGACATCACCCGCAGCGTCGGTTCGGATGTCCACGCCCTGGTGAGTGGTCAGATCATCAACGTCGTGCACGGGCGCGACGGCGGCTCGGGGCTCTCCACGATCGCCGTCTACAACGCCTCGCTGGACAAGACGATCATCTACCTGCACTCCGCTCCGCTGTCCTCGCTGCGCGTGGGCCGGCAGATCTCGCGCGGCCAGGTGATCGCGAACGAGGCGTGGCACGGGGTGTCGTCCAGGAGGGCCGCGCACACCCACGTCGAGATGCGCCGCGGACGGCAGACGCGGGCGGCCAAGAGCGTCGGCGACCCGACTCTGAGCAACCCGAACCCGACCTCGTTCTGGGTCTCCCAGGGCTACAACGTCCGCTAG
- a CDS encoding aldehyde dehydrogenase family protein: MRDRDRWVLTDGEWTASASERDRTVADPATGEPLGDFPAGCAEDVERAVDSARRAQAGWARTAPAERAAFLHRIAGRIEARADELAELVTREMGKPIGDSRGGVAAGAGTLRQYAELGPLHRGRSLQGGWDATDLMVSEPRGVVAVITPWNDPVAIACGLVGAALVTGNTVVHKPSERTPHTGALLAGLMAEELPPGALTMVPGDRHAGEALAAHPGIDLVAHVGSTAAGRAIAAVAARTGAKTLLENGGKDPLIVDAGVDVKWAAGQAATGCFANAGQICTSVERVYVHRDVAEGFLAALVQRAEELRMGPGLNEETTLGPLVDRVQRDVVDRHVRGAIEAGARLLAGGYVPEGPGAFYPPTVLADCTENMDVMREETFGPVAAVRVAGSFDEALELARESRYGLAATVLTPSMANAQRAWRELPVGTVKINAVFGGAPGGAAQPLRGSGHGFGYGPELLDEMTHTKVVHLTPLP, translated from the coding sequence GTGCGGGACAGGGATCGCTGGGTGCTGACCGACGGCGAGTGGACGGCGAGCGCGAGCGAACGAGACCGCACGGTCGCCGACCCGGCGACCGGGGAGCCGCTGGGCGACTTCCCCGCAGGCTGCGCCGAGGACGTGGAGCGCGCCGTCGACTCGGCCCGCCGTGCCCAGGCGGGCTGGGCCCGTACGGCGCCCGCCGAACGGGCGGCGTTCCTGCACCGGATCGCCGGCCGGATCGAGGCCCGCGCGGACGAGCTCGCCGAACTGGTGACCAGGGAGATGGGCAAGCCGATCGGCGACAGCCGCGGCGGCGTGGCGGCCGGCGCCGGCACGCTCAGGCAGTACGCCGAGCTGGGGCCGCTGCACCGGGGGCGCAGCCTGCAGGGCGGCTGGGACGCCACCGACCTCATGGTGTCCGAACCGCGCGGCGTCGTCGCGGTGATCACCCCGTGGAACGACCCGGTGGCCATCGCCTGCGGGCTCGTCGGGGCGGCCCTCGTGACCGGCAACACGGTCGTCCACAAGCCGTCCGAGCGCACGCCGCACACGGGGGCGCTGCTCGCCGGGCTGATGGCGGAGGAGCTGCCGCCGGGCGCGCTGACCATGGTGCCGGGCGACCGGCACGCGGGGGAGGCGCTGGCCGCGCATCCGGGGATCGACCTCGTCGCGCACGTCGGCTCGACCGCCGCGGGCCGCGCCATCGCCGCCGTCGCCGCGCGCACCGGCGCGAAGACCCTGCTGGAGAACGGCGGCAAGGACCCGCTGATCGTGGACGCGGGAGTGGACGTGAAGTGGGCGGCGGGGCAGGCCGCGACCGGCTGCTTCGCCAATGCCGGGCAGATCTGCACCTCCGTCGAGCGCGTCTACGTCCACCGGGACGTCGCCGAGGGGTTCCTCGCGGCGCTCGTGCAGCGGGCCGAGGAGCTGCGCATGGGCCCGGGCCTGAACGAGGAGACCACCCTCGGGCCGCTGGTCGACCGGGTGCAGCGCGACGTCGTGGACCGGCACGTGCGCGGCGCGATCGAGGCCGGCGCGCGGCTGCTGGCCGGTGGATACGTCCCCGAGGGGCCGGGGGCCTTCTATCCGCCGACCGTCCTGGCCGACTGCACCGAGAACATGGACGTCATGCGGGAGGAGACGTTCGGCCCGGTCGCGGCGGTGCGGGTGGCCGGGTCGTTCGACGAGGCGCTGGAGCTGGCCCGGGAGTCGCGGTACGGCCTCGCCGCCACGGTCCTCACGCCGTCGATGGCCAACGCCCAGCGGGCCTGGCGGGAGCTTCCGGTGGGCACAGTGAAGATCAACGCCGTCTTCGGCGGCGCGCCGGGCGGCGCCGCGCAGCCGCTGCGCGGCAGCGGGCACGGCTTCGGCTACGGACCCGAGCTGCTCGACGAGATGACCCACACCAAGGTCGTTCACCTGACCCCGCTGCCCTGA
- a CDS encoding MAE_28990/MAE_18760 family HEPN-like nuclease has protein sequence MNSSDLLPFFTDRLKEVESYVNFLGELERSAQSGVPKIVGSAHPITASQQKILYSSLYLQLYNLVEATVSRCISALCMAAQDGQQWRPEHLNPALQREWVRAMARTHVDLSPENRLAQAVAMCNHLIDKLPIDSFEIEVGGGGNWDDEAIDKIGKRIGCRIAISPGVQAVVKRPLRDDMGALKLVKNRRNNLAHGSISFVDCADGIGVSELRMTVDAIGAYLREVIDCFISHIHSYEYLKPEHKPRGVA, from the coding sequence ATGAATTCCTCCGACCTACTCCCCTTCTTCACGGACCGGCTCAAAGAGGTTGAGTCGTATGTGAACTTTCTTGGCGAACTGGAACGCTCCGCGCAATCCGGCGTGCCCAAGATAGTCGGATCCGCCCATCCCATTACCGCCTCTCAGCAGAAGATCCTTTATTCAAGCCTCTATCTTCAGCTTTACAACCTCGTTGAGGCTACGGTATCGAGATGCATATCGGCACTCTGTATGGCCGCTCAAGACGGCCAACAATGGCGGCCCGAGCACTTAAATCCGGCGCTTCAACGAGAGTGGGTTCGCGCTATGGCGAGGACGCACGTTGACCTTTCTCCAGAAAATCGCCTTGCCCAAGCAGTAGCCATGTGCAATCACCTCATCGACAAGCTTCCGATCGACTCATTCGAGATTGAGGTTGGTGGAGGCGGCAACTGGGACGATGAGGCAATCGACAAAATCGGCAAGCGCATCGGTTGCCGAATAGCGATTTCCCCCGGAGTGCAGGCCGTAGTTAAGAGGCCACTGCGGGACGATATGGGAGCCCTGAAACTAGTAAAGAACCGGCGTAACAACTTGGCGCACGGATCGATTTCTTTTGTTGATTGCGCGGACGGCATCGGAGTCTCGGAGCTGCGCATGACCGTTGATGCAATCGGTGCGTACCTAAGAGAAGTTATTGATTGTTTTATCTCTCACATACATTCGTACGAATATCTGAAACCCGAGCACAAGCCAAGGGGGGTCGCGTGA
- a CDS encoding NAD(P)-dependent oxidoreductase, with protein MTHTVEKSALSLLGLGAMGGALARAWLTAGHPLTVWNRTATRAEALAGQGARVAATPAEAVAASDLVIVCLLDHASAGEVLDGADLSGKDLVDLTTGTPEEARARARWAGERGARFLDGGVMAVPPMIGTASSGAYVFYSGSRALFEDHAGTLAVPAGTVYAGEDPGLAALLDVALLSAMTGMFAGVAHAFALTREDVAPKEFADLVVGWLRAMTPYAYGVADHLDSGDYTRNVTSSLAMMVRGNATLLRTAGEQRVSPELLTPFTTLMERRLADGHDGEGTTGVIDLLRVP; from the coding sequence ATGACCCACACCGTTGAGAAGTCCGCACTGTCTCTCCTCGGCCTGGGCGCGATGGGCGGCGCGCTCGCCCGCGCCTGGCTCACGGCCGGCCACCCGCTGACCGTCTGGAACCGCACCGCCACGCGTGCCGAAGCACTCGCCGGCCAGGGTGCCCGCGTCGCCGCGACCCCCGCCGAGGCCGTGGCCGCGAGCGACCTCGTGATCGTCTGCCTGCTCGACCACGCCTCGGCCGGCGAGGTTCTCGACGGCGCCGACCTGTCCGGCAAGGACCTGGTCGACCTCACCACCGGCACCCCGGAGGAGGCCCGCGCCCGCGCCCGGTGGGCCGGCGAACGCGGTGCCCGCTTCCTGGACGGCGGCGTCATGGCGGTCCCGCCAATGATCGGCACGGCGAGCTCCGGGGCGTACGTCTTCTACAGCGGCTCCCGGGCGCTGTTCGAGGACCACGCGGGCACGCTGGCCGTACCCGCCGGAACCGTCTACGCGGGGGAGGACCCTGGGCTCGCCGCCCTCCTCGACGTCGCGCTGCTCAGCGCGATGACCGGGATGTTCGCCGGAGTCGCGCACGCCTTCGCCCTCACCCGGGAGGACGTCGCCCCGAAGGAGTTCGCCGATCTCGTCGTGGGCTGGCTGAGGGCGATGACCCCATACGCGTACGGCGTCGCCGACCATCTGGACAGCGGCGACTACACGAGGAACGTCACGTCCAGCCTGGCGATGATGGTCCGGGGCAACGCGACCCTGCTGCGTACGGCCGGGGAGCAGAGGGTCAGTCCCGAACTGCTCACCCCGTTCACGACCCTCATGGAGCGCAGACTGGCCGACGGCCATGACGGCGAGGGCACAACGGGGGTGATCGACCTGCTGCGCGTGCCGTGA
- a CDS encoding tyrosine-type recombinase/integrase, translating into MRIHDLRHTFVTWLHSSGTDLKTIQGALRHTRLSTTAEVYAHLSQKVQRRAAAMSGPLAKLYRANGTEPQ; encoded by the coding sequence GTGCGGATTCATGACCTGCGGCACACTTTCGTGACGTGGTTGCACAGCTCGGGCACGGACCTGAAGACGATCCAGGGAGCGTTGCGGCACACGCGGCTGTCGACGACAGCCGAGGTCTATGCGCATCTGTCGCAGAAAGTCCAGCGGCGGGCGGCGGCGATGAGCGGACCGCTCGCCAAGCTGTACCGCGCGAACGGCACCGAACCGCAGTGA
- a CDS encoding RNA polymerase sigma factor, translating into MGPPERRRLFEEIYEAHYSDLLTYVWRRTGSPDDAADAIAETFTTAWRRIDELPEGREARLWLYGVARRVLANQRRGASRRTALATRLRAELTAWQDSTPGHDRDAVRRAFRLLGERDRELLALVGWEGLDTAEIATLLGCSRGAVRLRLHRARRRLARNLKLVGSDLAAYGVRAAEPAKGTS; encoded by the coding sequence ATGGGCCCCCCGGAACGCAGAAGGCTTTTCGAGGAGATCTACGAGGCGCACTACTCCGACCTCCTGACCTATGTATGGCGGCGTACCGGCTCGCCCGACGACGCCGCGGACGCCATCGCCGAGACGTTCACGACGGCGTGGCGCCGCATCGACGAGCTTCCCGAGGGGCGGGAGGCCAGGCTCTGGCTGTACGGCGTGGCCCGGCGGGTGCTCGCGAACCAGCGGCGCGGCGCGTCCCGGCGCACGGCGCTCGCCACCCGGCTCCGGGCGGAGCTCACCGCCTGGCAGGACTCCACCCCCGGCCACGACCGCGACGCCGTCCGCCGGGCGTTCCGCCTGCTCGGAGAGCGGGACCGCGAGCTGCTGGCCCTGGTCGGCTGGGAGGGCCTGGACACGGCCGAGATCGCCACTCTGCTGGGCTGCTCCCGCGGCGCGGTGCGCCTCCGCCTCCACCGCGCGCGCCGACGGCTGGCGCGCAACCTGAAACTCGTCGGTTCCGACCTTGCCGCCTACGGCGTACGCGCCGCCGAGCCCGCGAAGGGAACGTCATGA
- a CDS encoding DUF262 domain-containing protein: MILAAEDIEAAEKQIVEQTKRIDFYITEYSVEMLANKMRTREYVVPAYQREFTWEPERKSKFIESVIMGLPIPFIFFWEMPDGKLEIVDGSQRLRTIEEFIFGELQLSDLDQLTLISGCYFSDLLESRQRKIKNRSIRGIVLNEHADEAARLDMFERINTGSKTANHAEIRRGALAGPFITMIIDLARDPLFLRLAPMSTKQAKERGHEELVTRFFAYGDGLDGYRDRPSDFIFNYTKRMNVEFKENPRQASFYRARFAETMSFVDRVFPHGFTKGPKGRATPRARFESIAIGSLWALSDRPELASMDASRINVEEWLYGDEFSNITGSDGANAISRLRGRIEYVRTRLAGA; encoded by the coding sequence ATGATCCTCGCTGCGGAGGACATCGAGGCCGCCGAGAAACAGATTGTCGAGCAGACGAAGCGGATAGATTTCTATATTACCGAGTACTCGGTCGAGATGCTTGCAAACAAGATGCGCACTCGCGAGTATGTGGTGCCAGCATACCAGCGTGAATTTACCTGGGAGCCGGAGCGGAAGTCTAAGTTCATAGAGTCAGTGATCATGGGTTTGCCAATCCCGTTCATTTTCTTCTGGGAAATGCCTGACGGCAAACTAGAGATAGTCGACGGATCTCAACGACTTCGAACTATCGAAGAGTTCATCTTCGGCGAATTGCAGCTCAGCGACCTCGACCAACTAACCCTCATCTCGGGCTGCTACTTCTCAGATCTTCTTGAATCGCGACAGCGGAAAATTAAGAATCGGTCCATCCGTGGAATCGTTTTAAACGAGCACGCGGATGAAGCCGCCCGCCTTGACATGTTTGAAAGAATCAATACGGGCAGCAAAACCGCCAATCACGCCGAAATCCGGCGAGGAGCCCTTGCCGGCCCATTTATAACCATGATCATTGACCTGGCCCGAGACCCGCTCTTTCTTCGGCTGGCTCCAATGAGCACTAAGCAAGCAAAAGAGCGCGGCCATGAAGAGTTGGTCACGCGGTTCTTTGCTTATGGCGATGGTTTGGACGGATACCGCGATCGCCCTTCGGACTTCATCTTCAACTACACAAAGAGGATGAACGTAGAATTCAAGGAAAATCCGCGGCAGGCAAGCTTCTACCGAGCAAGATTTGCCGAAACGATGTCTTTCGTGGACCGCGTATTCCCCCACGGATTCACTAAGGGGCCAAAAGGACGTGCGACACCACGAGCACGGTTCGAATCCATCGCAATCGGATCTCTTTGGGCGCTGAGCGATCGCCCCGAACTTGCGAGCATGGACGCCAGCCGCATAAATGTTGAAGAGTGGCTCTATGGGGATGAATTCTCCAATATAACGGGTTCCGACGGAGCCAACGCGATATCGCGCTTGCGAGGCCGCATTGAATACGTCCGAACGCGCTTGGCAGGGGCATGA